A genome region from Candidatus Hydrogenedentota bacterium includes the following:
- a CDS encoding sulfite exporter TauE/SafE family protein, translating to MTAYIVVGSVAALIAAMAQSCIGFGFSMILAPALLLVLDAKSVVPTVLLVDIFNCLLVSIRYREHILPRIVIPLAIGGVIGFAAGIRFLFHGDQHSLRLAMGIFVLVFTVLQWRGWRRPIREKLYTLLPVGFLSGLAGGASSMSGPPVVLFMANQDHNPHVFRASLISYFTFIEVYGIALFWWSGALTHEIIVNAAVLIPAMLFGSIMGFFLASHFPEHIFKKMILFLLFVIGIFLTLSAALPR from the coding sequence ATGACCGCTTATATTGTCGTAGGTTCTGTGGCTGCTTTGATAGCAGCCATGGCACAAAGTTGCATTGGCTTCGGCTTCAGTATGATTTTGGCGCCTGCCCTTTTATTGGTTCTTGATGCGAAGAGTGTTGTTCCCACCGTATTGCTTGTCGATATATTCAACTGCCTCTTGGTCTCTATACGTTACCGTGAGCATATTCTGCCCCGTATCGTGATCCCTCTCGCGATCGGCGGCGTTATAGGCTTTGCTGCAGGTATCCGATTCCTCTTTCATGGCGATCAGCATTCCTTGCGTCTTGCCATGGGAATCTTTGTACTCGTTTTTACGGTGTTGCAATGGCGCGGATGGCGCAGACCGATTCGAGAAAAACTTTATACTTTATTGCCTGTAGGTTTCTTAAGTGGCCTCGCCGGCGGTGCCAGTTCCATGAGCGGGCCGCCTGTGGTTTTGTTCATGGCGAATCAAGACCACAATCCCCATGTTTTTCGCGCATCGCTCATCAGCTACTTCACTTTCATTGAAGTCTACGGCATCGCGCTCTTTTGGTGGTCCGGCGCCCTGACTCATGAAATCATCGTTAATGCCGCAGTCCTGATTCCCGCCATGCTGTTCGGGAGTATCATGGGCTTTTTTTTGGCGTCCCATTTCCCGGAACATATCTTCAAAAAAATGATTCTTTTTCTGCTCTTTGTGATTGGTATCTTTTTGACGCTGAGCGCCGCGCTGCCCCGCTAA
- a CDS encoding ABC transporter permease produces MNIATQPSDVRKHPNVVWRQFKKNKPALVGVLLVVVMALIALLAPFIAGDVPIAMRKDGRLYLFPNIVTYATLQAENLYRNFDRWEPGPDEFRWDPPVPYSPLRQDLRERLSPPCREHWLGTDDRGRDVLSRIIWGTRISMSVGFIAVGIAVVIGIFLGALAGFYGGVMDMLTLRLIEIWICVPSFFLVITVMAFLDPSIINIMVVIGLTGWPGIARLVRGEMLKQKQQEYSLAARASGLNDWRIIFRHLLPNALSPVFVSATFGVAGAILTESGLSFLGFGVPPPTASWGEILKQSQSFVDFAWWLVAFPGIAIFITVVSFNLAGDGLRDALDPRLRQ; encoded by the coding sequence ATGAATATAGCAACACAGCCTTCAGACGTACGTAAACATCCCAACGTGGTATGGCGGCAATTCAAAAAGAATAAGCCGGCGCTGGTCGGCGTGTTGCTGGTTGTTGTCATGGCACTCATCGCGTTACTCGCTCCTTTTATCGCCGGCGATGTGCCCATAGCCATGCGCAAAGACGGACGACTGTATCTTTTCCCCAACATCGTTACTTATGCAACTTTGCAGGCAGAAAATTTATACCGAAATTTTGATCGTTGGGAGCCCGGGCCCGATGAGTTTCGCTGGGATCCGCCTGTTCCCTACAGTCCGCTGCGCCAAGATTTACGGGAACGTTTATCACCCCCGTGTCGTGAACATTGGTTGGGGACCGATGATCGGGGCCGGGATGTGCTGAGCAGGATCATTTGGGGCACGCGCATCTCCATGTCCGTCGGATTTATTGCCGTGGGTATCGCTGTCGTCATTGGCATCTTTTTAGGCGCCCTCGCCGGCTTTTATGGCGGGGTCATGGATATGTTGACGCTGCGCTTGATTGAAATATGGATTTGTGTACCGTCTTTTTTCTTGGTCATTACGGTAATGGCATTTCTCGACCCGAGCATTATCAATATTATGGTGGTCATTGGACTGACCGGCTGGCCCGGCATCGCACGGTTGGTACGCGGTGAAATGCTGAAACAAAAACAACAAGAATATAGCCTTGCCGCACGGGCATCCGGACTGAATGACTGGCGCATTATTTTTCGGCATCTCCTGCCCAATGCGCTCAGCCCCGTCTTTGTCAGTGCTACCTTTGGAGTTGCCGGAGCCATCTTGACCGAGTCCGGACTTAGTTTTTTGGGTTTTGGCGTACCGCCGCCCACTGCCAGTTGGGGCGAAATCCTAAAGCAATCTCAAAGTTTTGTTGATTTTGCTTGGTGGCTGGTTGCCTTTCCGGGAATCGCCATTTTTATCACCGTCGTTTCTTTCAACCTTGCCGGCGACGGATTACGCGATGCCTTGGATCCCCGCTTACGGCAATAA
- a CDS encoding ABC transporter permease gives MRAYIIRRLLLVIPTFIGISMLTFALIQLAPGSPIAYKLQGMEGDMQADAATRDIIEQTKALYGLDKPIPVQYALWLGRLLRFDFGNSMKDQRPVMEKIVEALPVTLMFNLISIFLVYIISIPVGVYSATHPGTKRDSSLTIILFILYSMPTFWVAMLLILFLGGGEYLDWFPIHGLQSGTAESMSLLSRIADHVWHMVLPLFCLTYGGLALLSRYMRAGMLDVLRQDYIRTARAYGFSERTVLWKYTMRNSLIAIVTLLGSLLPALIGGSIIIETIFSIPGMGRLAFEAVLSRDYPLIMGEVTIASLLTLAGLLLSDLLYVAVDPRIKLG, from the coding sequence ATGCGCGCCTATATTATTCGAAGATTGTTGTTGGTTATCCCGACCTTTATCGGAATCAGCATGCTGACCTTTGCGCTGATCCAATTAGCGCCGGGCAGCCCTATCGCGTATAAACTGCAAGGTATGGAAGGGGACATGCAGGCTGACGCAGCGACCCGTGATATCATCGAACAAACCAAGGCCCTTTACGGTTTGGATAAACCAATCCCAGTACAATATGCGCTTTGGCTGGGGCGTCTCTTACGCTTTGACTTTGGCAACAGCATGAAAGATCAGCGACCCGTTATGGAAAAGATTGTGGAGGCGCTGCCCGTCACGCTCATGTTCAATCTGATTTCTATCTTCTTAGTTTATATTATTTCCATCCCTGTAGGCGTTTATTCTGCCACCCATCCCGGCACCAAACGAGACAGCAGCCTCACAATTATCTTGTTTATCCTGTACAGCATGCCCACCTTTTGGGTTGCCATGTTGCTCATTTTATTTTTGGGCGGTGGCGAATATCTTGACTGGTTCCCCATCCATGGCTTGCAGTCCGGCACGGCGGAATCCATGTCGCTCCTATCCCGGATTGCTGATCATGTGTGGCATATGGTTCTTCCCCTTTTCTGCCTGACCTATGGCGGTCTCGCGTTGTTATCACGTTATATGCGCGCGGGCATGCTGGACGTACTGCGTCAGGATTATATCCGCACAGCCCGGGCTTACGGCTTCTCAGAACGCACCGTCCTTTGGAAATATACGATGCGCAATTCGCTCATTGCGATTGTGACACTCCTAGGTTCTTTATTGCCTGCCCTCATAGGCGGCAGCATTATTATTGAAACCATCTTTTCCATCCCGGGCATGGGGCGTCTTGCTTTTGAGGCCGTATTAAGCCGAGATTATCCATTGATTATGGGTGAAGTTACGATTGCCTCTTTGTTGACCTTGGCGGGGCTCTTGTTAAGTGACTTGCTCTATGTTGCGGTGGATCCGAGGATTAAATTGGGATGA